In Paenibacillus sp., the sequence AGGCGAACAAAGCGTTAACGAGAAGAAGCAGCCGGGTTTGGCCGTCGAGGCGGCCTTTCGAACTGGCGATTCGATGCGGCATGGATCGGACTCCTTTTTCCCACTCTTGCTCTTGCGTAGCTTCGAGTTAGGTTGCCCCAAAACCGCGTCCCGCATCGATGGCGGCAAAAAATGGGCGCTTCCGATCAGTCGTCCTGCTCTTCGCCGAGGCGGCGGACGATCGCGGCGCGGTCCTTCTGACTGAGCCGCTGCTGCACCGTAAAGCAGTGCGAGCAGACGAAGACGTCGAGACGGAACGGCGCCGTCAGGAACGGCGGCAGCGGCGCCAGCGCCGGGCGCTGCGCGAACGCGCCCGCTTCGACCGTCGTTTCGCCGGCGAGCACCATGTATTCTTGGCATTGCGGGCATTCCGGCACATCGTCCTGCGCGTCCAAATACTTCTCCGCCGCGCGCGAGTACCGGTACCAATCGTCATCCTGCTCCTCGTCGAAGGCGATGGCGGCATCCCGCTTCGTCGGAATCGAAATCGTGCGATAATCGGACAGCTCGTTAAAACAGTGCGGACAGTTCGGCTCCGGACCGAGCTCTTCGTCCCACGTAATTTCCATTTGGCACCACGGGCAAACTTGGCTGTTTTGCTGCGACATCACCGCATCTCCTTTACAACCGGCTAAAATAATAAACCCCGCATACGAAAAAAATCAGTGCGACGGCGAACAGCGCGCCCCATAAGTATTTCACGGGTCGTACCCCCTTTATTGCGACGGGCTTCCCTTATTGTAGCGAAATCCGGCTCGAGAAAAAAGCGGCCGGCCTTCGACTCCCTTGGGCGGATTGAGTACAATGGAGGAAACGTTTCGCGAGGGGGTTGTCGCATGCGCATTTTCGTGACCGGCGCGTCAGGATACGTCGGGACGGCGATCGTGGAGAGGCTGCTGGGGGATGGACATGAGTTGGTTTGTCTCGTTCGAAATTCGAACCGGCTGCGCGGCGCCGCCGCCGGCTCGCCCCGCGTACGAACGGTCGAGGGCGATCTGCTCGAGCCCGCGTCGTACCGCTCCGCCCTGCGGGAGGTCGACGCCGTCATTCATCTCGTCGGCATCATTCGCGAGCGGCCGGCGGCCGGCGTCACGTTCGAGCGGCTGCACGAGCTCGGCACGCGGCTGCTCGTCGACGCCTGCACGGAGGCGGGCTTCGCCGGCGACGGGCGGCAGCGGCGGTTTATCCATATGAGCGCGCTGGGGGCCCGCCCCGGCGCATCGACGGCGTACTTCCGCTCGAAGTGGGCGGCGGAGCAGGTTTTGCGCGAAAGCGGTCTGACGCATGTGATCTTCCGTCCCTCGGTCATCTTCGGCCCCGGGGACGAGTTCGTCAACATGCTGGCCGGCCTCGTCCGCGCGCCGGTGACGCCGGTGCTCGGCGACGGCCGGTATCGGATGCAGCCCGTCTCGCTGCGAACGGTGGCCGACGTGTTCGCGAAGGCGGCCGCCGGCGCCGGTCCGGCGAACGCCGCGTTCGACGTCGGCGGTCCGGAGCAGCTCGCGTACAACGAGATGCTGCGCGACATCGGCGCGGCGCTCGGGCGGCGCGTCCGGCTCGTCCATGCGCCGCTGCCGCTCATGAAGCCGATCGTGCGCGCGATGGAGCGGTTCCCGTGGTTCCCGGTGACGACGAACCAGCTGACGATGCTGCTGGAGGAGAATATTTGCCGGGAGGGCACCCCGTTTTACGGCGTGTTTGACCCGCCCGTCGTCCGTTTCGCGGACGGCATCCGCGAATACTTGCGGCCGTAAGCGGCCCAACCGGAGGGCACGCGCTTCCGCCCGACTGGACAGTTCCGTGCCCTTCTTTCATTCCGACCCGCTGCAGTGCCTTCCCCGGAACCGCTCAGCAGGAACGCCGAAATGCACTCGCCCTCGCAGTCCTCGCGCCGAACCTACGCTTCCGTTCAACCGCACAAATCTTGTGCTCTTTTCGCCAAACCGCACATTTTTTGTGCTCTTCCCGCCGGACCGCACATTTTTTGCGCTGTCGGGGAGCACTCGGCGACCGTCGAACCCGTCCAACGGCCTCCCTCTTCCTCGCACCGAACCCCCGCTCCCGCTCAACCGCACAAATTTTGTGCTCTTTTCGCCGAACCGCACATTTTTTGTGCTGTCGGTGGAGCCCCAGGCGACCGTCGAACCCGTCCAGCGGCCTCCCTCGTCCTCGCACCGAACCCCCGCTCCCGCTCAACCGCATAAATCTTGTGCTCTTCCCACCACACCGCACATTTTTTGTGCTGACAGCCGCCGCGAAGCGGGACTAATCCCGACGAGGTGAGGGAGTCGTGTGTTCGGCTAGCGGGGACCGGACCCACACAGCAAAGCCCGGCGGAGCCGATGCGGCTCCCCGGGCTTGCACATGTAATCTATTTCAACTCCGCGACGGTGACGCCGTGGCCGCCTTCGTTGAAGGCGCCGATCCGGAACGTCCGCACGTGCTTGTGCCGGCGCAAATATTCCTGAATGCCGGTGCGCAGCACGCCCGTTCCTTTGCCGTGGATAATATATACCTGCGATAAGTTCGCCATGATCGCCTCGTCGAGGAAGCGGTCGACTTCAACGATCGCCTCCTCCACGTTGGAGCCGCGCAAGTCGAGCTCGGTCCGCACGTTCTCGTCGCGCGTCCGCTTCACGGTGGCGACCGCCCGCTGGCCCTGCTTCGCGGCGGCCGACGAGCCGACGAGCTCGAGGTCGGTCAGCGCGACCTTCATCTTAATAATGCCGAGCTGCACGATCGCCCCGTCCGCCTGCTTCTCGACAACGTGGCCCTTCTGGCCGAGCGACAGCACCTTCACCTCGTCGCCGGGCGACACCTGCGCCTTCGCGCGCGCCCCGCCGGCCGCAGCCGCCGACTTGCGCGGCTTCGGCGCGGCTTCCTCGAGGCGCCGCTTCGCTTCGATCAGCTTGTGCTCCTTGATCGACGCGCCTTCCTCCATCGCCTGCTTGCGCAAATCGGCGATGATCGCCTCCGCCTCGCGCCGCGCCTTGGCGAGCGCCTCATGCGCCTCGCGCTCCGCCTCGACGAGCCACTTCTCGCGCTGCTCCTGCAGCTTGCGCTTCTCCTCCGTCAGCTCGCGGCGAAGCTCCTCCGCTTCCCGGCGCAGCCGTTCGGCTTCCCGGCGCTCCGCCTCGGCGGCAAGCCGATGCTCCTCGAGCTTGCCGATCATCGACTCGACGCGCTGGTCCTCCTCGGTCACTTGACCGCGCGCCTCCTCGATGATCCGACGGCTCAGCCCGAGCCGCTCGGCGATCGCGAACGCGTTGCTTCGACCCGGCACGCCGACGAGCAGCCGGTACGTCGGACGCAGCGTCTCGACGTCGAACTCCATGCTCGCGTTGATGACGCCCGGCCGGTCGTACGCGTACGCCTTGAGCTCGCTGTAGTGCGTCGTCGCCATGAGCCGGCAGCCCATCGCGCGGATGTGCTCGAGGATGGCGATCGCGAGCGCCGACCCTTCCGCCGGGTCCGTACCCGCGCCGACTTCATCTAAAAGCACGAGCGAGCGCGGCGTCATCTTTTTCAATATCCCGATAATATTGGTCATATGGCTGGAGAACGTACTAAGACTCTGTTCGATGCTCTGCTCGTCCCCGATGTCCGCGAACACTTGGTCGAACACGCACAGCTCGCTGCCGTCCTCGGCCGGCACGAACAGCCCGGTCATCGCCATGAGGCTGAGCAGCCCGACCGTCTTGAGCGACACCGTTTTGCCGCCGGTGTTCGGACCCGTCACGATGATCGCGGAGTACGAGCCGCCGAGCTCGATGTCGAGCGGCACCGCATGCTCCATAGGCAGCAGCGGATGGCGGCCGCGGCGAATGCGCAGATACCCCTTGTCGTTGATCGCCGGCAGACTCGCTTTCATGTCGCGGGCGAGCCGCGCTTTCGCGAACAAGAAATCGAGCTGCCCGAGCAGCTCCACGTTCGCCTCGAGCGGCTGCGACTCTTCGGCGACGGAAGCCGTGAGACGCTGCAAAATTTTCTCGATCTCCCGCTCCTCCTGCACGCGCAGCTCCCGCAGCTTGTTGTTCAGCTGCACGACCTGCTCCGGCTCGATGAACAGCGTCGCGCCTGACGACGACTGGTCGTGCACGATGCCGCCGAACGAGCTGCGGTATTCGCTCTTCACCGGAATGACGAAACGGTCGTTCCGCACCGTGATCAAAGCGTCCTGAAGCATCTTCTGCACGGACGAGCTGCGCACCATCGATTCGAGCCGCTCGCGCACGCGCGCCTCGCCTGAACGGAGCTCCCGCCGCACGCGGTACAATTCGTCGGACGCCGTATCGACGACGACCCCGTTCTCGTCGATGCACCGGCGGATCGCCTCCTCCAGCGTCCGCAGCTCAACAACGCCTTCGGCGAGCGCGCCCAGGATCGGCGCCTCGTGCTTCTCCTGATACGCCTCGATGAACCGCTTCACCCGACGGCCGCCCTGCACCGTGTCGGCGACGGCGAGCAGCTCGTGGGCGCTTAACGTCCCGCCGATGTTCGCCCGCTTCAGGCTCGTCCGAATGTCCGAAACGCCGCCGAACGGCGCCGCGCCCTTCATTCGGTCGACCGCCGCCGCCTCGTCGGTGCCGGCCAACCGATGGCGAACTTCTTCCAAATCTGAGCTCGGCGTCGCCTCCGCCGCGAACGCCTTCCCGATCGACGTCGCCGCGTGCGATTCGAGTTTATTTAAAATTTTGGGGTATTCGAGTTTTTCCAATAGCTTCTTATCCAACGTACGCACTCCCCTCAAGTAAGTATTATATCCAATGATCCCGGGCAACACTAGAAAATGCACCGGAAAGACGAAGCGTGCGACAAACCATTGCGAGGAGGACAGAAGGATGCATTTTTTGGCCCATGTGGTTCGATTTGTCGTCTCGGCACTCGTTCTGTTGTTGGTCGGCGCCCTCGTGCCCCAATTCGAGGTGGGCGGCTTCTGGAGTGCACTGTTGCTGGCGCTCGTCATCGCGTTGTTCGGCTGGGTGCTTGAAGGCATTTTCGGCAAAAAGATCTCGCCGTTCGGACGCGGCATCGTCGGCTTCCTAGTGAGCGCGCTGGTCATCTATCTGGCGCAGTTCATCATCGGCGGCGTGGACGTTTCGGTCATCGGCGCGCTTTTGGCCGCGCTCGTTATCGGCATCATCGATTTGTTCCTGCCGATCGGCTCGCCATTCGAACGGGGCGAACGTCGTCGAGCGGACTAAACCGCCGGAGGGGAAACGTCAGTCTGCACACGGGTGCGGGCTCGTTTTCTCCCCCGTACATAATTTCATCATCTTGTCACAGTTCTTCCAACGTTTCTTCATGAAATTCGCGCCGAATCGGAGTACAATGGGGATGGGCAACGATCCATTCGTTATTTCCGAGGGGGCTATTGGATAATGAACATGAGAAAAATTACACTCGTCCTTGCGCTTGCTCTGACCTTCGCCGGGCTGCTCGCCGCTTGCGGCGGCGCCGAACAATCCGCGCCGGCCGTCGAGCCGACGGGCAACACGGTCGATCTGGCGATCGAAGCGAAGGATTTCGAGTTTGATCAAAAGGAATACCGCGTGAAAGCGGGCGACACCGTCAACGTATCGTTCGTAAACGCGCAAGGCATGCACGGCATCGACATCGTCGGCTACAACGTGAAGCTCGGCGACGGCGACACCGCCACGTTCGTCGCGGCGCCCGGCGAATACGACATTGTGTGCAACATCATGTGCGGCACCGGCCATTCGCAAATGCGCTCGAAGCTGATCGTCGAATAAGGATGAACGAAAAAAGACCTCCCGCGAGGTCTTTTTTTCGTCGCTGCCGATGCAGCAATAACCGCCGACCCGGTTCGGGCGGCGGTTTCGTCGGTTACTGCGTTTCCGAAATCGTCAATTGAATCCATTCGTTAAACTCGTTCTGCAGCTTCACATACTCTTCCTGGAGCTTCTGGTACCTCGCCTCGAGCGACAAGTCGCCCGTGTTCTCCGCGTCCTGCGCATCCCCAGCCCCGGTCCCGGCGGACTCGGCGGACGGCGCATGGCCGGCTGCGGCTTCGGCGGCCGCGGCGGCGATCGCCTGCGCTGCGGCCGCCTCCCGCTCCGCAAGCTCGGCCTCGAGCCGAGCGATTCGCGACTCCATCGTCGCGGACGCTTCCGCCGCTTCGCGGGCGGCGTTCTCGTACTTCGCCTGCCACTCCTCCACGCGTTCGGCCCAGAGAAGGCTCGCAAGCTCAGCTTCTTCCGCGAGCCGCTTGTTCTCCGCTTCGAGCGAATCGACGCGCTGACGAAGCTCGAGCGCCTCGCTCGCTATGCCGCGCTCCTTCTCCTCTGCTTCTTCCGCGAGCCGCCGGTTCTCCGCTTCGAGCGTCTCGACGCGCTGACGAAGGAGGGGCGCCTCGCTCGCCTTGCCGCGCTGCTCCTCCGCTTCTTCCGCGAGCCGCTTATTCTCCGCTTCGAGCGCCTCGATCCACTGCTGGAGCTCGAGCGCCTCGCTCGCCTTGCCGCGCTGCTCCTCCGCCTCTTCCGCGAGACGCTTATTTTCCGCTTCGAGCGCCTCGATCCGCTGCTGTAGCTCCAGCGCCTCGTTCGCCTTGGCGCGTTCCTTCTCCTCCGCCTCTTCCGCGAGGCGTCGATTTTCCGCTTCGAGCGCCTCGATCCGCTGCTGTAGCTCGAGTGCCTCGTTCGCCTTGGCGCGTTCCTGCTCCTCCGCCTCTTCCGCGAGGCGCCGGTTGTCCGCTTCGAGCGCCTCGCACCGCTGCTGGAGCTCGAGCGCCTCTTTCGCCTTGCCGCGCTCTTTCTCCTCCGTCAGCTCGAGCGCCTTGCGAAGCTCCTCGATCCGCTGCTTCGACTCCGAATGCTCGCGCTCGAACGCATCGAACTTGCCCTTCAGCTGGAAAAACTCGTCCGCCATCCGCACGAGCGCCAGCACGGCGACCCGCTGATGGTCGAGGCGAGGGTTGCTCTTCGCGATCGCTTCCATGTTTTCGTTCACGTATACAGAAATACGCTTCATGTATGCTTGGTTGTACGTACCGATCATCTTGTACGTATTTCCGAAAATTTCGACGGTAGTGCGAATCTTCTCATCCGGATGCATCCGCTGGGCACGCCCCTTTCGACAGAAGTCAACAAAAATGCCGGCGCATCGTCAACTTTCGTACTAATTCGATGCGGCCGGCGCAGTTTCCTGCTATTTGTTTTTTACAATTTTTTTGCTTTTCTTCCGTCTAGCGGATTATTTCCGCAGCTCGGCGCCGTAGCGGTCGGCGAGCGCTTCGGTGACGCGCGCGTGCGCGGCGGTCACTTCTTCGTCCGTCAGCGTCCGCTCCCCGTGGCGATACACGAGCGCAAGCGCCACGCTTTTCTTGTCCGGGCCGAGCCGCTCGCCCATGTACACGTCGAACACGCGCACCGACTCGAGGAACTCGCCGCCCGCCTCGCGGCTCGCCGCGACGAGCGCGCCCGCGGGCACCGCGCGGTCGACGACGACGGCGATGTCGCGGGAAGCCGCCGGGAACCGCGGCAGCGGATCGTAATTCGCCCGCAGCACCGCTGCTTC encodes:
- a CDS encoding endonuclease MutS2, with the protein product MDKKLLEKLEYPKILNKLESHAATSIGKAFAAEATPSSDLEEVRHRLAGTDEAAAVDRMKGAAPFGGVSDIRTSLKRANIGGTLSAHELLAVADTVQGGRRVKRFIEAYQEKHEAPILGALAEGVVELRTLEEAIRRCIDENGVVVDTASDELYRVRRELRSGEARVRERLESMVRSSSVQKMLQDALITVRNDRFVIPVKSEYRSSFGGIVHDQSSSGATLFIEPEQVVQLNNKLRELRVQEEREIEKILQRLTASVAEESQPLEANVELLGQLDFLFAKARLARDMKASLPAINDKGYLRIRRGRHPLLPMEHAVPLDIELGGSYSAIIVTGPNTGGKTVSLKTVGLLSLMAMTGLFVPAEDGSELCVFDQVFADIGDEQSIEQSLSTFSSHMTNIIGILKKMTPRSLVLLDEVGAGTDPAEGSALAIAILEHIRAMGCRLMATTHYSELKAYAYDRPGVINASMEFDVETLRPTYRLLVGVPGRSNAFAIAERLGLSRRIIEEARGQVTEEDQRVESMIGKLEEHRLAAEAERREAERLRREAEELRRELTEEKRKLQEQREKWLVEAEREAHEALAKARREAEAIIADLRKQAMEEGASIKEHKLIEAKRRLEEAAPKPRKSAAAAGGARAKAQVSPGDEVKVLSLGQKGHVVEKQADGAIVQLGIIKMKVALTDLELVGSSAAAKQGQRAVATVKRTRDENVRTELDLRGSNVEEAIVEVDRFLDEAIMANLSQVYIIHGKGTGVLRTGIQEYLRRHKHVRTFRIGAFNEGGHGVTVAELK
- a CDS encoding cytochrome C oxidase subunit II yields the protein MNMRKITLVLALALTFAGLLAACGGAEQSAPAVEPTGNTVDLAIEAKDFEFDQKEYRVKAGDTVNVSFVNAQGMHGIDIVGYNVKLGDGDTATFVAAPGEYDIVCNIMCGTGHSQMRSKLIVE
- the zapA gene encoding cell division protein ZapA — translated: MHPDEKIRTTVEIFGNTYKMIGTYNQAYMKRISVYVNENMEAIAKSNPRLDHQRVAVLALVRMADEFFQLKGKFDAFEREHSESKQRIEELRKALELTEEKERGKAKEALELQQRCEALEADNRRLAEEAEEQERAKANEALELQQRIEALEAENRRLAEEAEEKERAKANEALELQQRIEALEAENKRLAEEAEEQRGKASEALELQQWIEALEAENKRLAEEAEEQRGKASEAPLLRQRVETLEAENRRLAEEAEEKERGIASEALELRQRVDSLEAENKRLAEEAELASLLWAERVEEWQAKYENAAREAAEASATMESRIARLEAELAEREAAAAQAIAAAAAEAAAGHAPSAESAGTGAGDAQDAENTGDLSLEARYQKLQEEYVKLQNEFNEWIQLTISETQ
- a CDS encoding phage holin family protein, whose amino-acid sequence is MHFLAHVVRFVVSALVLLLVGALVPQFEVGGFWSALLLALVIALFGWVLEGIFGKKISPFGRGIVGFLVSALVIYLAQFIIGGVDVSVIGALLAALVIGIIDLFLPIGSPFERGERRRAD
- a CDS encoding NAD(P)H-binding protein; protein product: MRIFVTGASGYVGTAIVERLLGDGHELVCLVRNSNRLRGAAAGSPRVRTVEGDLLEPASYRSALREVDAVIHLVGIIRERPAAGVTFERLHELGTRLLVDACTEAGFAGDGRQRRFIHMSALGARPGASTAYFRSKWAAEQVLRESGLTHVIFRPSVIFGPGDEFVNMLAGLVRAPVTPVLGDGRYRMQPVSLRTVADVFAKAAAGAGPANAAFDVGGPEQLAYNEMLRDIGAALGRRVRLVHAPLPLMKPIVRAMERFPWFPVTTNQLTMLLEENICREGTPFYGVFDPPVVRFADGIREYLRP